DNA sequence from the Oncorhynchus clarkii lewisi isolate Uvic-CL-2024 chromosome 24, UVic_Ocla_1.0, whole genome shotgun sequence genome:
GTCCAGCTGGAAGTCCAGGTTGGTCTGGTGCAGTACTTGGTCGTCTCTCTGTTCGTACAGCACGGCACTGACCTCCACGTCCACCAGGGGGCGTCGCAGAAGGTTGGTGGCCCGGAACATGAGGCAGGGCTGGCCCTGGTGCTGACCTACCACCGCCTGGGGGCTGAACTGAATGGCCCCCGCACGCTTCTGGGGACGGGCGATCTTAGCCACAAACGCACCTGagagtggggaagggagagagagaaaatgtagaTATCAGTAGTTTTCCTCAAAAATAtgtatgttgtgttgttttttttatctctAGAGACCCAGGTGAGACAAAGATTGAGTATTAACAAGAAATTAAAATAATAGAGTAAGAAAAAAAAATGCAAGATGAAGAACACCAAACAGCTGTACCCTCAGCATTGAAACGGACAACAACAACCTGAGAAAGAGAAGTGCTCCTCTCCATTAGAAAGTACCTGTGATGAAAGCTTCCAGCATGAGCCCCAGCAGCATCTGAACTGCCAGCAGGGCTATAGCACTGGGACAGTCCCCACTGGGGAACATGGTGCCGTACCCTATGGTCAGCTGCGTCtccagggagaaggagaaggctgCGGTGAAGCTGGTGATGTATTTGACACACACTACGTGTCCCTCTGGAGGAGCGTCGTGATCCTCCACCGCCAGGTCTCCATTGAGGTGGGCCAGTAGGTACCACAGGCAGGCGAACAGCAGCCAGTGGGCCACAAAGGAGGTGCAGAAGGCCAATAGGACCCAGCGCCAGCGCAGGCACACCACTGCCCCCCACAGGTCCTGCAGGGGAGAGCCAGGGTGTACATACACATTCAATTATtgctggtttcccagacagagATAAAGCCTGATCCTGGTCTTATAATCAAGTTCAATGGATATTCTCAATTGAGAGTTTAAATTCAAGGCTAGTCTTAATCTATGTCTGCAAAACTGTCCCAtagagtgtctgtgtgtaacCTTTTATGTTAAGTTTACTTTTCCGTTTAgtcagcagcacctcttcaactaTTGTGTGTATGTCAACTCATTTATTTTTACCTGTAGGGCTAGCAGCCAGGCAGAGGCAGATGCCCAGGAGGGCCACAGgccaggggagggaggggaggaccgCAGGGCGCAGTGACCGTCCTTGGTCACTAGGCGCTGGCAAGACAGGTAGGACGGGGATGATGTGGAcaacaggagaggggaggaggagacctTGTTCCCGTCCAGGACATTGGTTGTTTTGGTCGTCATGGTTACAGGGAGGTGAGGGGTCGAGGGCAGGCGAGTGGGCAGGTCAGGATGAAGGTATCTGGAAACAAGGACAATCATGCCAAGAATCATAGAAGACCGTTTATTATAACTTTGTAAACATGGACAACTTTGACTTTacaaatccactttgacattgttatgtagttagttatgtacatagggggacagacagagagagacagaaacttCCAGAAACGTCTAGAATGTTGTTGCAGGTGATTAGAGATGTGCTCAGTGGGGTATCTGTCAGTGGAACACAGCGACATGCAGAGCAGGAATGTGGTGAGTTTAATCTTGGAGGAACAGACTCAGTAACAATCACTACAGTACCAGACTGGGACTTCTCTCTCCCATCTGTTCTCTAGTCTTGTTCAGCAACATGTTAGAATGCTTTATGGATGATCACTGTGATAAATAACACACACCCTCCTCATGTACTGACTGTAGACTATATGATGGGACGTTTTTACTATGTGATGATGTTTgagatatatatgaaaatatatGTCATTCTGTGAGATTAAAGATGTTTTTTATGAACCCATGAAGTCTCTTGTTTGcattgtgtatgtacagtatttgCTAGCTGCAAGTGATGAGCTGAGAAAACATTGCACATatattttacaaaaaaatattttaagtGCTGTATCTAACTCACATCATGGACCAGAAGCACTTATAGGGAGGGATGCATGGCTAAAAATCGCTCCTGTTTATAACTTTAGCCTGTAAATTGTGCACCATATACTGTCTGTAAGTATACATGGAATATACAGCTAACAAAGTTATTCTGTTGAATCAAACACACTTCAATAAATGTAATTGTCAAAAGCTGTGCAATGTTTGTACAGCTAACGAAGTAGAAAATCAGCTGGGAAATTGTGTTGTTGTTCTTTTCTGTGTATTTGACGCATACAATTACACTCGGTAGTAAAAATGAGCCCTGAGCCTTGACTACACACGAGGGCAGTCACAAAAGTCGTGGGAATCTCACTGGAGTAACTCTACGTTTCTAAGGGGTTTTATTCATCAACATTTTAATTGGGGAATATTGAGGCACTTATGTTGGCTAATTATATTACAGATTCGTTACAGTCagaaccagtggtggaaaaagtacccatttgtcatacttgagtaaaagtaaaggtacCTTCATAGAAAAAGACTCAAGTAAAAAGTGAAtatcacccagtaaaataatacttgagtaaaagtcttaaagtatttggttttaaatgtatttaactatcaaaagtaaatgtaattgctaaaatataatattttccaattccttatataaagcaaAGCAGGGAAAGCCAGGGGCTCCAATCATTTATCAATGAaacgtgtgtttagtgagtcttccagatcagaggcagtagggatcaccagggatgttctcttaataagtgagtgaattagaccattttcctgtcctgctaagcattcaaaatgtaatgagtacttttgggtgtcagggaaaatgtatggagtaaaatgtacatcattttctttcggaatgtagtgaagtaaaagtaaaagtagtcaaaaatataaatagttatgTACAGATAGGAAAAAAATAACTTAAGTGGTACTttcaagtactttacaccactggtcagAAATAATCACTGGCACGGGCTAACAAGTCAGGCTGCAGCGGCTTGCTGCTAGCTACCACTTCTGTTCTCTAGGCCAAGCATGGGACTGTTATTACAGAAACAATATAGGGTAATGGGTAAGCATGGCTATGTGTTAGTGCAGTAAGAAGTGCTTCATTGTCCTGAGGTGGGGGGATGCCAGCTTGAGAGAGGCCATCAGAGAGGCCGTCACATGAGGGGCATGCTGCGTGCAGGGgaggcaaaaacacacacacacagtggttacAAATCGCCAATGTCCCCCACAGTCTGTTGGGCCTGGCGGCCATTTTCTCctcagtatgtgtgtgagatAGTGGCGGCTATTAGCTGATGCTAACAACAGCACTCTTTCTGTGGGCTCTCTCTGTGGATGGATGAGGAGGCTCAGTGGCTGCTGGGATAGTTTGAGGTTGTTGTTTGGGGTTGTTGGTTGGAGATAGCTTGGCTACGTTGCTCCCTAAGCTATAGCTTAGTTTAGCCAACAATGATACAATCATCAGAGGGCCCTCTATCACTGCGAAGTGCGGTGCAGGAGAGTTTGCCATTTTCCAGCGGATACGTTAATTGTAGATAATACATTACCAGCATGTTATTGAGTGTTTGTCTTAGGTGCCAAAGTTTAAGGGGGTATAGGTATATGTAGGAGGAGGCTGTTTTACTTGTCCTCTGATTTATCCCTCCACTAGCCTCCACTGGTGTTGATTACCGCAGCTTACATATGTTAAGGTTTAATATTACAACCTGTCCACCTCTGTTTCATAACCACAGATAAAGCATTTACAGGATTTATCTATAATATAACTGAGTCTATAACTGTTTAGCTCCAGATGGTTAACAGGGTCTCCCCTCTAACGTCCAGCTTTACCCCCATCCCCATAGAGATCCAATGAGTACAAGAGGGGAGAACCTGATAACCACCTGGAGCTAAACAGTTATCGACTCAGTTATATTATAGATACATCCTGTGAATGCTTTCTCTGTGGTTATGAAACAGAGTAAGACAGGTTGTGCAAGTTGATCTCCCTTTGTCCTACTTAGGCCTATATCTAACGTGTTAAAAATGAAAAGAAACACCCATTTTGTTACTTCAAGCTGGAAAAAGTTGACCTGTAATTTGACTTCTTCAGTCTAGGGTCTCCGAGGGTACAAGCTGTGTTTATGTATTCATTTACATGTACATGATTGACAGTAGACCCAGTCTTGGTTAAGTTTAGCTGGCATGGGTGATTCGGCTGGTCAATTTCTTGCACATTGTTCAATAATGTTGCACAAACTCAATCTTGAAAGTTTGAAATTTGAAAGTCTAACTTTTTTGGGACAGATTTGACAGCTTTTTCTGTTGTGATGCACCATagtctcatctctctgtctccctctctgtctctaacgctgtgtcactctctgtctcgctgtctgtctctctctttgtctctctgtctgtctctctttctgtctctccctgtcgctcactctgtctctctatcaatgtctctctctctctcactctttctctctctgtctccctctctgtctgtctctgtctccctctctgtctccctgtctgtctccctctctgtctctctgtctccctatccctctctctcagtctgtctctctatcgatgtctgtctctctctctgccgctgtgtctctctccctgtctctttgtctctctcacacacagtctcgtatcaccctctctctcttcctctcagtaGCCTGGGTCGTCTGACTCCCAGTCCATCCGTAAGGTTACTCACCGTAGTATAGCACCAGGGCCAGCGATCACCCGTCTGATGGTGCCCTTTTCACCCGAGCGCTGATCCGAGGGTGGGCAGGAGGCGAGGCCAGGGGCGGGAAAACCACCAAATCCGTGGGATGAGAAGATGGGGGGTAAATCCCGAGGTATTCCCAAGGTAAAGGAAGGAAAAGATAGTGTCACCCCAGGAACTCTTCGGCGTGGGAGCCGGACTGAGCCCAACGCTCTGCTCTTCCGATCTGCAGCTCCGGCTCTCTGCCGAGGATGATTCGATTGGTCACATTACTCTGCATGTGGCCAATTAGTGTTCCCGGaaggcgagagagggaggagaataaCCCAAAGAACAACACCTTGTCACAGTTCATTGACAGAGCCAGTTGTAGCTCCTCTGAGTCCTGTGGTTGGTAGGAGTAAATTAGTATAGgaatgatgatgagagagaggctCTGGAGGGGGAGTGTGACAACagggtgtctttgtgtgtgtgtgtgtgtgtgtgtgtgtgtgtgtgtgtgtgtgtgtgtgtgtgtgtgtgtgtgtgtgtgtgtgtgtgtgtgtgtgtgtgtgtgtgtgtgtgtgtgtgtgtgtgtgcgtgtgtgtgtgtgtgtgtgcgtgcgtgtgtgtgtgtgtgtgtgtgtgtgtgtgtgtgtgtgtgtgtgtgtgtgcgcgagagagagcgagagagcgagagagagagagagagaaagagagagagagagagagaaagagagagagagagagagagagagagagagagagagagagagagagagagagagagagagagagagagagagagagagagagagagagagagagagagagagagagagagagagagagagagaagagagagagagagagagagagaaagagagagagagagagagagagagagagaaggattgaTTGTTCCATTGCCAAATCTACCTTCACATTACTATCTACCCTCACTCTTTAATAAAGTCTTTCTGTTGCTAAAGTTTGAAATGTTGCAGAAGTTCAAAGTTCAAAGAAAGAGACTTGGCTAAATGGGTGGGGCTATATCTTGCCTGGTTGGccttgtccgggggtatcgtcggacggagTCATAGTGTCCCCCGAaccttgtctcagcctccagtatctatgctgcaatagtctatgtgcttGGGGCTAGGGTCaatctgtcctatctggtgtaattctcctgtcctAGCTGATGTAATTCTCTTgtgtgaactctctctctctcgctctctctctctctctctctctctctctctctctctctctctctctctctctctctctctctctctctctctctctctctctctctctctctctctctctctctctctctctctctctctctcaggggctttattgcatgggaaacatatgtttacattgacaaagcaagtgaagtagataataaacaaaagtgaaataaacaaaaatgaacagtaaacattacactcctagaagttccaaaataataaagacatttcaaatgtcatattttgtctatatacggtgttgtaacgatgtgcacatagttaaagtacaaaagggaaaatacagtgccttgcgaaagtattcggcccctttgaactttgcgaccttttgccacatttcaggcttcaaacataaagatataaaactgtatttttttgtgaagaatcaacaacaagtgggacacaatcatgaagtggaacgacatttattggatatttcgaacttttttaacaaatcaaaaacagaaaaattgggcgtgcaaaattattcagcccccttaagttaatactttgtagcgccaccttttgctgcgattacagctgtaagtcgcttggggtatgtctctatcagttttgcacatcgagagactgacattttttcccattcctccttgcaaaacagctcgagctcagtgaggttggatggagagcattcgtgaacagcagttttcagttctttccacagattctcgattggattcaggtctggactttgacttggccattctaacacctggatatgtttatttttgaactattccattgtagattttgctttatgttttgaatcattgtcttgttggaagacaaatctccgtcccagtctcaggtcttttgcagactccatcaggttttcttccagaatggtcctgtatttggctccatccatcttcccatcaattttaaccatcttccctgtccctgctgaagaaaagcaggcccaaaccatgatgctgccaccaccatgtttgacagtggggatggtgtgttcagctgtgttgcttttacgccaaacataacgttttgcattgttgccaaaaagttcaattttggtttcatctgaccagagcaccttcttccacacgtttggtgtgtctcccaggtggcttgtggcaaactttaaacgacactttttatggatatctttaagaaatggctttcttcttgccactcttccataaaggccagatttgtgcaatatacgactgattgttgtcctatggacagagtctcccacctcagctgtagatctctgcagttcatccagagtgatcatgggcctcttggctgcatctctgatcagtcttctccttgtatgagctgaaagtttagagggacggccaggtcttgatagatttgcagtggtctgatactccttccatttcaatattatcgcttgcacagtgctccttgggatgtttaaagcttgggaaatatttttgtatccaaatccggctttaaacttcttcacaacagtatctcggacctgcctggtgtgttccttgttcttcatgatgctctctgcgcttttaacggacctctgagactatcacagtgcaggtgcatttatacggagacttgattacacacaggtggattgcatttatcatcattagtcatttaggtcaacattggatcattcagagatcctcactgaacttctggagagagtttgctgcactgaaagtaaaggggctgaataattttgcacgcccaatttttcagtttttgatttgttaaaaaagtttcaaatatccaataaatgtcgttccacttcatgattgtgtcccacttgttgttgattcttcacaaaaaaatacagttttatatctttatgtttgaagcctgaaatgtggcaaaaggttgcaaagttcaagggggccgaatactttcgcaaggcactgtaaatacacataaatatgggttgtatttacaatgatgtttgttcttcactggttgcccttttcttgtggcaacaggtcacaaatcttgctgctgtgatggcacactggtatttcacccagtagatatgggagtttatcaaaatgtggtttgttttcaaattctttgtggatctgtgtaatctgagggaaatatgtgtctctaatatgttcaaacatttggcaggaggttaggaagtccagctcagtttccacctcattttatgggcagtgtgcacatagcctgtctactcttgagagccaggtctgcccacggcggcctttctcaatagaaaggctatgctcactgagtctgtacatagtcaaagctgaACGTTGTcaaagtttgggtcagtcacagtggcagGGCCAAGTAGCATTCTGGTTTTCTTGTGTTCTCTGTTT
Encoded proteins:
- the LOC139382866 gene encoding inward rectifier potassium channel 13-like isoform X2, with translation MTTKTTNVLDGNKVSSSPLLLSTSSPSYLSCQRLVTKDGHCALRSSPPSPGLWPSWASASAWLLALQDLWGAVVCLRWRWVLLAFCTSFVAHWLLFACLWYLLAHLNGDLAVEDHDAPPEGHVVCVKYITSFTAAFSFSLETQLTIGYGTMFPSGDCPSAIALLAVQMLLGLMLEAFITGAFVAKIARPQKRAGAIQFSPQAVVGQHQGQPCLMFRATNLLRRPLVDVEVSAVLYEQRDDQVLHQTNLDFQLDRLGPRPCPFFIFPLTFYHVLDRHSPLYPALREGSASHFELVVFLSASQEGTGDACQKRTSYLRQEIQFERRFVPAVGLDKQGRYQVSSQHFGIAHCNEPLDKECVVQINGDGSDRME
- the LOC139382866 gene encoding inward rectifier potassium channel 13-like isoform X1, whose protein sequence is MILGMIVLVSRYLHPDLPTRLPSTPHLPVTMTTKTTNVLDGNKVSSSPLLLSTSSPSYLSCQRLVTKDGHCALRSSPPSPGLWPSWASASAWLLALQDLWGAVVCLRWRWVLLAFCTSFVAHWLLFACLWYLLAHLNGDLAVEDHDAPPEGHVVCVKYITSFTAAFSFSLETQLTIGYGTMFPSGDCPSAIALLAVQMLLGLMLEAFITGAFVAKIARPQKRAGAIQFSPQAVVGQHQGQPCLMFRATNLLRRPLVDVEVSAVLYEQRDDQVLHQTNLDFQLDRLGPRPCPFFIFPLTFYHVLDRHSPLYPALREGSASHFELVVFLSASQEGTGDACQKRTSYLRQEIQFERRFVPAVGLDKQGRYQVSSQHFGIAHCNEPLDKECVVQINGDGSDRME